A window of the Oceanispirochaeta sp. genome harbors these coding sequences:
- a CDS encoding D-lyxose/D-mannose family sugar isomerase, producing MKRSDVNQIITQAEKFLESHSFKLPPWAFYKPEDWKGLNRDSHKEILVNHLGWDVTDMGSGDFNRRGLVLFTIRNGGLGENQKPYAEKIMVVKENQETALHFHADKVEDIINRGGGVLVLELFNSDGPHELKEDSVQVIIDGVLKNFEAGERVFLQPGESITLRQGVFHRFYAQEGHGTVLAGEVSAVNDDETDNYFYESLPRYPALEEDETPVRLLCTEYEKYI from the coding sequence ATGAAAAGATCAGATGTCAACCAGATCATTACCCAGGCCGAAAAATTTCTGGAGAGCCACAGCTTTAAACTGCCTCCATGGGCTTTTTACAAACCGGAGGACTGGAAAGGTTTGAATCGGGACAGTCATAAGGAGATTCTTGTGAACCACCTGGGATGGGATGTTACCGATATGGGCTCGGGTGATTTTAACAGGAGGGGGCTTGTCCTGTTTACTATCAGAAATGGCGGATTGGGTGAGAACCAAAAACCCTATGCTGAGAAGATCATGGTGGTGAAAGAAAATCAGGAAACAGCTCTCCATTTTCACGCCGATAAGGTCGAAGATATCATCAACCGGGGAGGAGGCGTTCTTGTGTTGGAGCTCTTTAACAGCGATGGTCCTCATGAGTTGAAAGAGGATTCTGTTCAGGTCATTATCGATGGGGTTCTAAAGAATTTTGAGGCTGGGGAACGGGTCTTTCTGCAACCGGGAGAGAGTATCACTCTCCGTCAGGGTGTGTTTCACCGCTTCTATGCACAAGAGGGGCACGGGACAGTCCTCGCCGGGGAGGTCAGTGCTGTAAATGACGATGAGACAGACAATTACTTCTATGAATCCCTGCCCCGGTATCCGGCTCTGGAAGAAGATGAAACGCCTGTCAGGCTCCTGTGTACCGAGTATGAAAAATATATTTGA
- a CDS encoding ABC transporter substrate-binding protein, with product MKKLLTVLLITIVAFSAFANGQKDAASEGPLELKAVGVTLGDIGNPFFFQMGEGAKAAAMEIGGASVRVAVESAQYDLNKQVSQIENFIASGVQIIVLNAVDSKGIAPAVRRAIEAGVIVIAADVGAEGGVNATVTSNNYQAGVQAGEYIVKKLGGKGKIVIANGPPVTAVIDRVNGAKEVFAKNPGIEILSDNQNAGGSRDGGLNVMQDLLTAFPKIDAVFAINDPTGIGCELAIKQAKRESEMFVVGVDGSPDAEVALVQEGTIFKATPAQDPYTMAKTAVEIGWEIMQGNKPAEETILIPVELITAENVASYKGWTSK from the coding sequence GTGAAGAAATTATTAACAGTTCTCCTGATCACAATCGTAGCATTCAGTGCTTTCGCTAACGGACAGAAGGATGCAGCTTCAGAAGGTCCCCTGGAATTGAAAGCAGTAGGAGTCACATTGGGTGACATTGGTAACCCTTTCTTTTTCCAGATGGGAGAAGGAGCAAAAGCAGCAGCTATGGAAATTGGCGGAGCTTCAGTACGTGTTGCTGTTGAATCTGCTCAGTATGACCTGAACAAACAGGTCAGCCAGATCGAAAATTTTATCGCATCAGGTGTTCAGATCATCGTTCTTAATGCAGTTGACTCAAAAGGAATTGCACCTGCTGTCCGCAGAGCCATAGAAGCCGGTGTTATCGTAATAGCAGCCGATGTCGGTGCTGAAGGCGGAGTTAATGCGACTGTAACGTCCAACAACTACCAGGCCGGAGTTCAGGCAGGAGAGTATATCGTCAAGAAACTGGGTGGTAAAGGAAAGATTGTCATTGCCAACGGACCTCCTGTAACAGCGGTTATTGACCGTGTAAATGGAGCCAAAGAAGTATTTGCCAAAAACCCCGGAATTGAAATCCTCTCAGACAACCAGAATGCCGGAGGAAGCCGTGATGGCGGACTGAATGTTATGCAGGATCTGCTCACTGCCTTCCCCAAAATTGATGCCGTATTTGCCATCAATGACCCCACAGGAATCGGTTGTGAACTGGCCATCAAACAGGCAAAAAGAGAATCTGAAATGTTTGTTGTCGGTGTAGACGGATCTCCTGATGCAGAAGTAGCCCTTGTTCAAGAAGGAACCATCTTCAAAGCCACACCTGCTCAGGACCCCTATACAATGGCTAAAACAGCTGTAGAAATCGGATGGGAAATCATGCAGGGCAATAAACCTGCTGAAGAAACCATTCTGATTCCTGTAGAACTGATCACTGCAGAAAATGTTGCCTCCTATAAAGGCTGGACTAGTAAATAA